The following coding sequences are from one Virgibacillus necropolis window:
- a CDS encoding mandelate racemase/muconate lactonizing enzyme family protein, translating to MKITEIEIIAIQLPLIDPFVISYATYDSMPSIIVKITTDTGLVGYGEGVADEHVTGESWDSTFHVLKSTLAPKIVGENPMNVERIHNIMNKEIFAVPTAKAAIDIACYDVVGKALDVPAYALLGGRYHDKFPITHVLSIDTCEKMADEAVSRVEQGYRSFKMKVGTNVFEDVKRIQAVQERVGDESLIRVDVNQGWKSSAATVQALNKLNGVTLDWLEQPVAANDIDGMAEVKAKTTTPLMIDEGLRGFPEMREVIAKRAADKVNIKLMKCGGIYPATKLAHMAEMAGIDCQIGSMVESSIGSAAGFHVAFSKKVITSVELTGPLKFAKDVGNLKYDVPFIQLNEKPGLGIDIDKQTLDELTVHSEKITL from the coding sequence ATGAAAATAACTGAAATTGAAATCATTGCCATTCAATTACCACTGATCGATCCATTTGTAATTAGTTATGCAACATATGATTCCATGCCGTCCATTATCGTGAAAATTACAACAGATACTGGACTTGTTGGTTACGGGGAAGGTGTAGCCGACGAACATGTGACAGGTGAAAGTTGGGATAGCACGTTCCATGTACTTAAATCAACACTCGCACCCAAAATAGTAGGCGAAAATCCAATGAATGTAGAACGCATTCACAATATCATGAATAAGGAAATTTTTGCAGTTCCAACAGCTAAAGCAGCCATTGACATTGCTTGTTATGATGTCGTTGGTAAAGCACTAGATGTACCTGCTTACGCATTATTAGGCGGGCGTTACCATGATAAATTTCCGATTACACATGTATTAAGTATCGACACATGTGAAAAAATGGCTGATGAAGCAGTTAGCCGCGTAGAACAGGGTTATCGTTCTTTTAAAATGAAAGTTGGTACGAATGTATTCGAAGATGTAAAACGGATTCAGGCAGTTCAAGAACGTGTTGGTGACGAAAGTTTGATTCGCGTGGATGTGAATCAAGGCTGGAAGTCGAGTGCAGCCACCGTCCAAGCATTAAATAAGCTTAATGGTGTTACACTAGACTGGCTCGAGCAACCCGTCGCAGCAAATGACATTGATGGTATGGCTGAGGTAAAGGCTAAAACCACTACTCCATTAATGATTGACGAAGGTCTACGCGGATTCCCGGAAATGCGTGAAGTAATTGCAAAGCGAGCGGCTGACAAGGTTAATATTAAACTAATGAAGTGCGGAGGAATTTATCCCGCTACCAAACTTGCACATATGGCCGAGATGGCTGGCATTGACTGTCAAATCGGTTCGATGGTCGAGTCATCTATCGGGTCAGCAGCAGGTTTCCATGTTGCGTTTTCGAAAAAAGTGATTACAAGTGTCGAGTTAACAGGTCCATTGAAATTTGCAAAAGACGTCGGAAATCTAAAATATGATGTCCCATTTATTCAATTAAATGAAAAACCGGGTTTAGGTATAGACATTGACAAGCAGACACTAGATGAATTGACTGTTCATTCGGAGAAGATCACATTATGA
- a CDS encoding dicarboxylate/amino acid:cation symporter, whose product MKKIGLLPQILIAFVTAIIAGIIFGPSIDVVQPLGDLFLRLIQFIIIPLITSSLIVGVASTGDMKSLGRIGGKTIVYYLTTTLIAVTIGLIAALVFSPGTGVDISSAGEVPEATETGGFINVLLNIIPTNPLESLSSGNILQIIFFALFLGVGITMVGEKAQPVYRFFDGLAEIMYKITAIIMKLIPIGVFGLLAPIIGEYGLSVLLPLIKLVSVVAVACIVHALVTYSIAVKSLGKMNPLKFFKGIAPASLVAFSTQSSSGTLPVTIKCSEDNLGVSKKISSFVLPLGATINMDGTSLYLSVAALFTAQAYGIELTFTQIMMIVLIATLGSIGAAGVPGAGLVMLILVLTTVNLPLEAIALIAGVDRFMDMFRTAVNITGDASGAVIIDRSENKADQNLDSNSVSD is encoded by the coding sequence ATTAAAAAAATAGGTTTACTTCCACAAATTTTGATCGCATTTGTAACCGCTATCATTGCTGGGATTATTTTTGGACCCAGTATCGACGTTGTCCAACCACTTGGGGATTTATTTTTACGCCTTATTCAATTCATTATTATCCCCTTAATCACATCATCACTCATTGTAGGTGTGGCAAGCACTGGTGACATGAAATCACTTGGAAGAATCGGTGGAAAAACAATTGTTTATTATTTAACTACTACGCTAATTGCTGTTACGATCGGTCTGATTGCCGCCCTAGTATTCTCCCCTGGAACAGGAGTTGACATTTCTTCTGCAGGAGAGGTCCCTGAAGCAACGGAAACTGGTGGTTTTATCAATGTTTTGTTAAATATCATACCGACTAATCCACTTGAAAGCTTATCAAGTGGCAATATCCTGCAAATCATTTTCTTTGCACTTTTCCTTGGTGTTGGAATTACAATGGTGGGTGAAAAGGCACAACCTGTGTATCGTTTTTTTGATGGGCTTGCAGAAATTATGTATAAAATTACTGCAATTATCATGAAGCTTATTCCAATTGGAGTTTTTGGCTTATTGGCACCGATCATTGGAGAATACGGTCTTTCCGTTTTGCTGCCTTTAATCAAGTTGGTATCCGTCGTTGCCGTCGCTTGTATTGTACATGCGCTGGTCACATATTCCATTGCGGTAAAGTCGCTTGGAAAAATGAACCCACTAAAGTTTTTCAAAGGAATTGCCCCTGCCAGTCTTGTGGCATTCAGTACGCAGAGTAGTTCGGGGACATTACCTGTCACCATAAAATGTTCGGAAGATAATTTGGGAGTATCCAAAAAGATATCGAGTTTTGTCTTACCATTAGGTGCTACCATTAATATGGATGGAACATCGCTCTATTTAAGTGTTGCTGCTCTTTTTACAGCACAAGCATATGGAATCGAATTAACCTTCACGCAAATAATGATGATTGTTTTAATTGCAACGTTAGGCTCAATTGGAGCAGCTGGAGTACCTGGTGCTGGATTAGTCATGTTAATACTTGTTTTAACTACAGTAAATTTACCACTTGAGGCGATCGCATTAATTGCTGGAGTAGATCGTTTCATGGATATGTTTCGAACGGCGGTAAATATCACAGGAGACGCCTCAGGAGCTGTTATTATAGACAGATCTGAAAATAAGGCTGATCAAAATCTTGATTCAAATTCGGTATCCGACTAG
- a CDS encoding alanine racemase: MSEKMIEDLDTPSLIIDLDQMETNLMAMQDFADSEGVKLRPHTKTHKTAEIAHLQMKYGAEGITVAKVSEAEAMVRAGVSDIFIATEIVGKQKLERIRVIAEKAKIHLAVDSMYHVEQIADFFGDHVPIELMLEIDTGQGRCGVKPDEAVLFAGEMLKRFPLIRLRGIFTHEGHTYNATDKDQMKRIAVNAQADVIKVGKEIKEKCGIDCEISVGCTLAQLTREVLPGITEVRPGTYAFYDAGHAYFLGDITYCAATVLATITSKSSRGDVVADAGAKSMTIDQRSSGVLKTEGFGKIKGHPDLLIKKLSDEHTVIAAGNSLSIGDRIEIIPNHICPTVNLYDRAYGVRNGKIEKVFTINARGCVQ, encoded by the coding sequence ATGTCGGAAAAGATGATAGAAGATTTAGATACGCCATCACTTATTATCGACCTTGACCAGATGGAAACTAATTTGATGGCAATGCAAGACTTTGCTGATTCTGAAGGAGTAAAATTGCGTCCCCATACTAAAACACATAAGACCGCTGAAATTGCCCATTTACAAATGAAATATGGGGCCGAGGGCATCACCGTTGCAAAAGTTAGTGAAGCAGAGGCAATGGTTAGGGCTGGGGTGTCCGATATTTTTATCGCAACGGAAATAGTCGGAAAGCAAAAACTTGAGCGTATCCGGGTAATTGCTGAAAAGGCTAAGATCCATTTGGCAGTCGATTCTATGTATCATGTGGAACAGATTGCAGACTTTTTTGGCGACCACGTGCCGATTGAATTGATGCTTGAAATTGATACAGGGCAAGGGCGCTGCGGTGTAAAACCTGATGAGGCAGTATTATTTGCTGGAGAAATGCTCAAAAGATTTCCATTGATAAGGCTAAGAGGAATATTCACGCACGAAGGACACACGTATAATGCAACGGACAAAGACCAAATGAAGAGAATTGCTGTTAATGCACAGGCAGATGTTATCAAGGTCGGAAAAGAAATCAAAGAAAAATGTGGAATCGATTGTGAAATCAGTGTAGGTTGTACATTAGCCCAATTAACTAGGGAAGTTCTGCCTGGAATAACTGAGGTTCGACCAGGTACGTATGCCTTTTATGATGCTGGACACGCTTATTTTCTTGGCGATATCACGTATTGTGCCGCTACGGTTTTAGCGACAATTACATCCAAAAGTAGTAGGGGAGATGTGGTTGCTGATGCAGGAGCCAAATCCATGACGATTGACCAAAGATCTAGTGGAGTGCTGAAAACGGAAGGTTTTGGAAAAATTAAGGGCCATCCAGATCTGCTAATAAAAAAACTTTCCGATGAACATACTGTAATAGCCGCTGGAAATTCCTTGAGTATTGGTGATCGTATTGAAATTATTCCTAATCATATTTGTCCAACTGTCAATTTATACGATAGGGCCTATGGTGTGAGGAATGGTAAAATTGAAAAGGTATTTACGATAAATGCTAGGGGTTGTGTTCAATAG
- the nhaC gene encoding Na+/H+ antiporter NhaC, with amino-acid sequence MKKEINFWLALLPLVVMIIAMLLAVIVFEQAPHVPLIIGTVVAAIVAWKYGYKWKEIEEMMYKGIKLALPAIVIIMLVGLTIGAWIGGGIVATMIYYGLEIISPSIFLVTIAIICAIVSLAIGSSWATMGTIGVAGMGIGISMGIPAPMIAGAVISGSYFGDKMSPLSDTTNLASGLTHTDLFVHIKHMFYTTIPGLLIALGVYAYLGKDFGENASESADIAQTIVELQESFVISPFLLLVPLLVIVLVAMKVPAVPALVVGIALGFLSQVIVQGEPITNALGALQSGYTIDTTNEFLAGLLNRGGLDSMMFTVSLAIVAMTFGGILEFSGMLRSLMNQLLKVVKSTGSLIASTLGACFLTNVTCSEQYISIVIPSRMFAKVYTEKELHSKNLSRALEDGGTLTSVFVPWNTCGVFIFGTLGVHAFAYAPYAILNFVVPIISLIYAFTGFTITKLSKEEKNEILASQAEEEAAG; translated from the coding sequence TTGAAAAAGGAAATTAACTTTTGGCTGGCGTTATTACCTCTCGTTGTAATGATTATCGCGATGCTACTGGCTGTCATCGTATTTGAACAAGCTCCACATGTACCACTAATTATCGGAACTGTAGTGGCTGCTATAGTCGCTTGGAAATATGGTTATAAGTGGAAAGAGATTGAAGAAATGATGTACAAAGGAATTAAGTTAGCACTTCCAGCGATCGTGATTATCATGCTGGTAGGATTAACTATTGGAGCATGGATTGGTGGTGGGATCGTTGCTACAATGATTTATTATGGATTGGAAATCATTTCACCATCCATTTTTCTCGTTACCATTGCCATTATCTGTGCCATCGTCTCCCTTGCTATTGGTAGTTCCTGGGCAACGATGGGAACAATTGGAGTAGCTGGTATGGGGATTGGAATTAGTATGGGCATTCCTGCACCAATGATCGCAGGTGCTGTCATCTCAGGGTCATATTTTGGAGATAAAATGTCTCCTTTGTCAGATACAACAAACTTAGCGTCTGGGCTTACACATACAGATTTATTCGTACATATTAAGCACATGTTTTACACGACGATTCCAGGTTTATTGATTGCACTTGGCGTTTATGCTTATTTAGGAAAAGATTTCGGTGAAAATGCATCAGAGTCAGCTGATATCGCGCAAACGATTGTAGAATTACAGGAGAGCTTCGTCATATCACCGTTCCTATTGCTAGTTCCCCTGCTCGTCATTGTACTCGTAGCAATGAAAGTACCAGCAGTTCCTGCATTAGTTGTCGGAATAGCTCTCGGCTTTTTATCCCAGGTAATCGTTCAAGGGGAACCGATTACAAACGCACTGGGAGCATTACAAAGCGGGTACACCATTGACACAACGAATGAATTTTTAGCTGGGTTATTAAACCGGGGTGGACTCGATTCTATGATGTTCACCGTATCCTTGGCGATTGTTGCTATGACTTTCGGAGGAATTTTAGAGTTCTCTGGCATGTTACGATCCCTTATGAACCAATTATTAAAGGTCGTAAAATCAACAGGTTCATTAATCGCCTCCACCCTTGGGGCATGTTTTCTTACAAATGTTACGTGTTCGGAGCAATATATTTCCATCGTCATTCCATCACGAATGTTTGCTAAAGTATATACAGAAAAAGAACTGCATTCCAAAAACTTATCACGTGCACTGGAAGATGGGGGTACGCTTACATCTGTTTTCGTTCCCTGGAATACGTGTGGCGTGTTTATTTTCGGGACCCTTGGTGTTCATGCCTTTGCCTATGCACCATATGCGATACTGAATTTCGTTGTACCAATTATTTCGTTGATTTATGCATTTACAGGATTTACTATTACTAAATTGTCCAAAGAAGAAAAAAATGAGATACTTGCTTCACAAGCTGAAGAAGAAGCAGCTGGATAA
- a CDS encoding cysteate racemase — protein sequence MSKTIGIMGGMGPLATTDMMRKIIMQTPAKIDQEHLHIIVDNYPQIPDRMAAILGEGTDPVPYLIKSAQLLQKAGADLLVIACNSAHYFLPAVQKEIDIPILNMPNEAALYIKKLKFCKVGLVATDATLQKRLYRKPFQSLGITLLEPDPTMQARVMKGISYIKEGDLKMGTDCLEKAAYFLYQQGAEAIVAGCTEVSLVLHSTESLTVLDPTDIVTQSVVKAAFEH from the coding sequence ATGTCAAAAACGATTGGAATAATGGGAGGAATGGGTCCACTAGCAACGACAGACATGATGCGCAAAATTATTATGCAGACACCAGCTAAAATAGATCAAGAACATCTCCATATTATTGTAGATAATTATCCACAAATTCCGGATCGTATGGCAGCTATTTTGGGGGAAGGGACAGACCCCGTTCCGTATCTGATAAAGTCGGCACAGTTATTACAAAAGGCCGGGGCTGATTTGCTGGTCATTGCTTGTAACTCGGCCCACTATTTTCTTCCAGCAGTTCAGAAAGAAATTGATATTCCAATTTTGAATATGCCAAATGAAGCAGCATTATACATCAAAAAATTAAAATTTTGTAAAGTAGGTTTGGTAGCTACAGATGCTACACTTCAGAAAAGACTCTATCGTAAACCATTTCAATCCCTGGGAATTACTTTGCTGGAGCCAGATCCTACCATGCAAGCAAGGGTGATGAAAGGCATTTCCTATATAAAGGAAGGCGATCTGAAAATGGGTACGGATTGTTTGGAAAAGGCTGCTTATTTCTTATATCAACAAGGAGCTGAAGCAATTGTGGCAGGTTGTACAGAGGTGTCGCTTGTACTTCATTCAACAGAATCACTTACTGTACTCGATCCGACAGACATCGTAACTCAATCAGTAGTGAAAGCAGCTTTCGAGCACTAG
- a CDS encoding AimR family lysis-lysogeny pheromone receptor: MTIESISNSVPDIAYDENMSLERVISKLSTLHNEQTVLQLVRNLCLQTRKNEIMKKGMEFLYMSGFYEDLELLIDKNKKSKIKSNNQWAELYKLMMDRKLRRLTPLEILHRVKSLRSDEPEIICLIELVKISNHYDMHEFGRLGNFLDKQQSIFASVSDPFLLSYFNIRLYEVLFSYYWIRNELIIARKYAFRVLNLTQNPRTKAAININLALTYTFDTYQQGIHHLYEAQKISIEHGLMDINYIIQNQNIPFLSAHHGRVEGITTNDPSEQAHLDIAKGNFKKAEDNLLKLPIDSPFQLYYLGLATHDKDLLHQSYNRFIVKRSDHFFSRLPILALQKLDA, from the coding sequence ATGACTATTGAATCAATATCAAATTCTGTACCTGACATTGCTTACGATGAAAATATGTCGCTGGAACGCGTGATTTCTAAGTTATCAACACTACATAATGAACAAACTGTATTACAGCTAGTTAGAAATTTGTGTCTACAAACTAGAAAAAATGAAATTATGAAAAAAGGTATGGAATTTTTGTACATGAGTGGCTTTTATGAAGATTTGGAGCTTCTAATTGATAAGAATAAGAAATCAAAGATAAAATCTAATAACCAATGGGCGGAACTCTACAAACTTATGATGGACCGAAAGTTAAGGCGTTTAACTCCACTAGAAATATTACACCGCGTAAAGTCCCTCCGAAGTGATGAACCAGAGATAATATGTTTAATAGAATTAGTAAAAATCTCTAATCATTATGATATGCATGAATTTGGAAGGCTAGGTAACTTTTTAGACAAGCAGCAATCTATATTTGCGTCGGTTAGCGATCCGTTTTTATTATCTTATTTTAATATACGATTGTATGAAGTTTTGTTTTCTTATTACTGGATCCGAAATGAGCTTATAATTGCTAGAAAGTATGCCTTTCGCGTACTGAATTTAACACAAAACCCAAGAACAAAAGCTGCTATAAACATAAATTTAGCATTAACCTACACATTTGACACCTACCAACAAGGAATTCACCATTTATACGAAGCGCAAAAGATTTCAATTGAGCATGGCTTAATGGACATTAACTATATCATTCAAAATCAGAATATCCCATTTCTTTCCGCACATCACGGAAGAGTAGAAGGTATTACAACTAATGATCCAAGTGAACAAGCCCATCTAGACATTGCAAAAGGAAATTTTAAGAAAGCAGAAGACAACTTACTAAAGTTACCTATAGATTCGCCATTTCAGCTTTACTATTTAGGGCTAGCTACGCATGACAAAGATCTATTACACCAATCGTATAACCGTTTTATTGTAAAGCGAAGTGATCATTTTTTTAGTAGATTACCTATTTTGGCATTACAGAAATTGGATGCTTGA
- a CDS encoding GNAT family N-acetyltransferase: protein MTIRKATCHETEKIVSRSLEVLKESTMGYVLQEEGKALEMVSPFLSSGGYYLVYVENNVIEGWIGVGRTIDYNTNEMIGIIPEIYVLPKFRKQGIAESLCREANRQLKGKGYKKVQLTVYTGNHVKSLYQKLGFQEISTLMEINLDNL, encoded by the coding sequence ATGACGATTAGAAAAGCTACTTGTCATGAAACAGAGAAAATTGTAAGTCGTTCACTAGAAGTATTAAAAGAATCAACGATGGGTTATGTTTTGCAGGAAGAAGGGAAGGCGCTTGAAATGGTGTCTCCCTTTTTATCCAGTGGTGGTTATTATCTCGTATATGTAGAAAATAATGTTATCGAGGGATGGATTGGTGTAGGACGTACAATTGACTATAATACCAACGAGATGATCGGAATTATCCCGGAAATTTACGTTTTACCGAAATTTCGTAAACAGGGAATAGCGGAAAGTTTATGTAGGGAAGCGAACAGGCAACTGAAAGGGAAGGGGTATAAAAAAGTTCAATTGACTGTATATACAGGAAATCATGTAAAGAGTCTTTATCAAAAACTTGGCTTTCAGGAGATTTCTACATTGATGGAAATAAATTTAGATAACTTATGA
- a CDS encoding DUF4870 domain-containing protein, giving the protein MSNSDERLFSMLIYLVSFPFPILGPLIIWMLKRDESELIDFHGKEYFNFFISYSIYAIISSILVLLLIGFLLIFVVAIMAFVYTIIALVKAYNGERYRFPLIFRFIK; this is encoded by the coding sequence ATGTCGAATAGTGATGAACGTTTGTTTAGTATGCTTATTTATTTGGTTAGTTTTCCGTTTCCAATTCTAGGACCACTCATTATATGGATGTTAAAACGAGATGAATCTGAGTTGATCGATTTTCATGGGAAAGAATACTTTAACTTTTTTATCTCTTATTCAATCTATGCCATCATCAGTTCCATACTAGTTCTTTTATTGATTGGATTTTTACTCATTTTTGTTGTTGCAATCATGGCATTTGTGTATACGATTATTGCATTAGTTAAAGCATATAACGGCGAAAGATACAGATTCCCATTGATTTTTAGATTCATAAAATAA
- a CDS encoding Hsp20/alpha crystallin family protein, whose amino-acid sequence MGSSKDNLSKWFHKDSFYDLAKHMDSFFNESFKQFFNQKPFEINMQETKSDVVIRAMLPGYNRDQIRLAIIGNQLRITVEDSKFQEKKKEHFTNTNKEYKMERMISLPFTISEEDTKATYNDGILKISTPKKKPNTRFINIDQIND is encoded by the coding sequence GTGGGTTCCAGTAAAGACAACCTGTCAAAGTGGTTTCACAAAGATTCCTTTTATGATTTAGCAAAACACATGGATTCCTTTTTCAATGAATCATTTAAACAATTTTTCAACCAAAAGCCCTTTGAAATTAACATGCAGGAGACAAAGTCTGACGTTGTGATTAGGGCAATGCTCCCTGGCTACAACCGCGATCAAATTAGGCTGGCAATCATCGGAAATCAATTACGGATTACTGTAGAAGACTCTAAATTCCAGGAAAAAAAGAAAGAGCACTTTACAAACACTAACAAAGAATACAAGATGGAACGTATGATATCATTACCATTTACAATTTCTGAAGAAGATACAAAAGCTACCTATAATGATGGAATACTAAAAATCTCCACTCCCAAAAAGAAACCAAACACTAGATTTATTAATATTGACCAAATAAATGATTAG
- a CDS encoding YppG family protein — MFPNRPRRPMPQYHPARVRQPFPRRQVAPKPNLLSSFRDPSGKLDFNKITETAQQMKSIYSQVGPIITTFMKK, encoded by the coding sequence ATGTTTCCTAATAGACCAAGACGACCAATGCCGCAGTATCATCCCGCCCGAGTTCGTCAGCCATTCCCAAGGCGCCAAGTTGCCCCTAAGCCGAATTTATTGTCTTCGTTCCGTGATCCTAGTGGAAAGTTGGATTTCAACAAAATAACAGAAACTGCTCAACAAATGAAAAGTATATATAGTCAAGTTGGCCCGATCATTACAACATTTATGAAAAAGTAG
- a CDS encoding GNAT family N-acetyltransferase — translation MNTKLTNGTLRDGQAFHVRYLIVEDIPIILNLQEKVKHALQSPATLEPLSKEEFNVILSGHELMIGVFIEEKIIAFRAMLDPEVDDEHLGIDAGLLPEELPKVIYSEISSVDPDYRGNGLQMYMGKLLMKRIDVKRFQYVCATVAPLNIPSLKDKLSLGLKIVALKEKYGGKLRYILIKDLTAKPEDTLTDETFILSTDITEQQKVLEAGFRGVSIKEENKELYIGYCRV, via the coding sequence ATGAATACAAAACTAACAAACGGCACGTTACGTGATGGACAAGCTTTTCACGTACGCTATCTTATTGTCGAGGACATACCTATTATTTTAAATTTGCAGGAAAAAGTTAAGCACGCACTTCAATCACCGGCAACCTTAGAACCACTTAGTAAAGAAGAATTCAACGTAATCTTATCTGGACATGAGCTAATGATCGGTGTGTTTATCGAGGAAAAGATAATCGCATTTCGAGCGATGCTTGATCCGGAAGTGGATGATGAACATTTAGGAATTGACGCTGGCCTGCTACCAGAAGAACTTCCCAAGGTTATCTATTCGGAAATTTCCAGTGTAGACCCCGATTATCGTGGAAATGGACTACAGATGTATATGGGTAAGTTATTAATGAAAAGAATCGATGTTAAACGATTTCAGTATGTTTGCGCAACCGTTGCCCCACTCAATATTCCAAGTTTAAAGGATAAACTATCACTTGGTTTAAAGATTGTTGCTTTAAAAGAAAAATATGGCGGAAAACTTCGGTATATTCTTATAAAAGATTTAACAGCCAAACCCGAGGACACACTAACTGATGAAACATTTATTTTATCGACAGACATCACGGAACAACAAAAGGTTTTAGAAGCAGGTTTCCGTGGGGTGTCCATTAAGGAAGAAAACAAGGAATTGTATATTGGATATTGTAGGGTATAA
- a CDS encoding D-cysteate sulfo-lyase, whose protein sequence is MNLAQFKRRNYTDWEIPIERLDNLSKVFGGPKIYIKRDDLLGLTSGGNKTRKLEFLVADALEKGADTLITCGAVQSNHCRLTLAAAVKEGLKCRLVLEERVPNSYSKDASGNNFLFNLLGVDKTKVVPGGANLMEEMQSMAEEAIGEGHKPYIIPGGGSNEIGATGYVACAQEIQEQTFAKGIDINHVVCASGSGGTHAGLVTGFYGNHSTVSVIGISVRKKREEQRQLIDELVQKTAKHVGLKNTIPKEWITCFDNYVGAGYSLPTAEMGEAVRLLARTEGILLDPVYSGKAMAGLIDLVRTGYFNKEDKILFLHTGGSPALYAYMPDVLEKEVGQ, encoded by the coding sequence ATGAATTTAGCACAATTCAAACGGAGGAATTATACGGATTGGGAAATCCCAATTGAAAGGTTAGATAATTTATCAAAGGTATTCGGTGGTCCAAAAATTTATATAAAACGGGATGATCTACTAGGATTAACCTCGGGTGGCAATAAAACGAGAAAGCTGGAATTTCTTGTTGCAGATGCATTGGAAAAGGGGGCGGATACGTTAATAACCTGTGGAGCTGTCCAGTCGAATCATTGTCGTCTTACGCTAGCTGCCGCAGTGAAAGAGGGATTAAAGTGTAGGTTAGTTTTGGAAGAACGAGTTCCAAACAGTTATAGTAAAGATGCAAGCGGGAACAATTTCCTTTTTAACTTGCTTGGTGTGGATAAAACAAAAGTGGTACCAGGTGGAGCAAACTTGATGGAAGAGATGCAGAGTATGGCAGAAGAGGCTATTGGTGAAGGTCATAAACCATACATTATACCAGGGGGAGGGTCAAATGAAATTGGAGCGACTGGATATGTTGCTTGTGCTCAAGAGATACAGGAACAGACATTTGCTAAGGGAATTGATATAAACCATGTTGTTTGTGCAAGTGGGAGTGGTGGTACACATGCTGGCCTAGTAACTGGTTTTTATGGTAATCATAGTACGGTTTCAGTAATCGGAATCAGTGTAAGAAAAAAGAGAGAAGAACAAAGGCAATTAATCGATGAACTTGTTCAAAAAACGGCTAAGCACGTCGGACTAAAAAATACTATCCCAAAAGAGTGGATAACCTGTTTTGATAACTATGTTGGGGCAGGTTATTCGTTACCAACCGCTGAAATGGGTGAGGCAGTTCGATTATTAGCCAGAACAGAAGGGATTCTTCTCGATCCTGTATACTCAGGAAAAGCGATGGCGGGGCTAATTGACCTTGTTCGAACAGGTTATTTTAATAAAGAGGATAAAATTTTATTTTTGCACACTGGCGGATCCCCAGCCCTATATGCTTATATGCCTGATGTACTAGAAAAAGAGGTGGGTCAGTAA